Proteins from a single region of Nocardioides anomalus:
- a CDS encoding MFS transporter, giving the protein MLAARNAVVLVFALNGLLMASLVARVPDLRSGLDLGNGALGLLLLCIAFGSVLALPSAGFLIHRHSAGWVVRLGVVADGIGLIVGGTGAALGSVPLAGAGLFVFGIGTGVWDVAMNVEGAEVERGLRRSIMPRFHAAWSFGSIAGAAVGVPAAALHVPLPVHLGVLSVVAGVAVSRGTGSFLPALESAPTERGLSAWREPRVLAIGVMVLAFAVVEGTANDWLSLALIDGYDVAHWVGVSGYALFVCAMTVGRLTGPVVLDRWGRAPVLWVTTVAAAAGILLVVLGSHPVVVGLGILVWGLGAALGFPVGMSAAADDPTRAAARVSVVSTIGYGAFLGGPPLLGWLGDHVGTLDALLAVAFLMLPAALTVFASRTPAVTSATSA; this is encoded by the coding sequence GTGCTGGCCGCCCGGAACGCCGTCGTCCTCGTCTTCGCGCTCAACGGCCTGCTCATGGCCTCGCTGGTCGCGCGCGTGCCCGACCTGCGCTCGGGCCTCGACCTCGGCAACGGCGCGCTCGGGCTGCTGCTGCTGTGCATCGCGTTCGGCTCGGTGCTGGCCCTGCCCTCGGCCGGCTTCCTCATCCACCGCCACTCCGCCGGCTGGGTGGTCCGCCTCGGCGTGGTCGCCGACGGCATCGGGCTCATCGTCGGCGGCACCGGCGCGGCCCTGGGCTCGGTCCCGCTGGCCGGAGCCGGCCTGTTCGTCTTCGGCATCGGCACCGGCGTGTGGGACGTGGCCATGAACGTCGAGGGCGCCGAAGTCGAGCGCGGGCTGCGCCGCTCGATCATGCCCCGCTTCCACGCGGCCTGGTCCTTCGGCTCGATCGCCGGCGCTGCCGTCGGCGTACCGGCCGCCGCGCTGCACGTGCCGCTCCCGGTCCACCTCGGCGTGCTCTCCGTCGTGGCCGGCGTCGCGGTCTCGCGCGGCACCGGCTCCTTCCTGCCCGCGCTCGAGAGCGCCCCCACCGAGCGCGGCCTCTCCGCCTGGCGCGAGCCGCGGGTGCTGGCAATCGGCGTGATGGTGCTGGCCTTCGCCGTCGTCGAGGGCACGGCCAACGACTGGCTCTCCCTGGCCCTCATCGACGGCTACGACGTGGCCCACTGGGTCGGCGTCAGCGGCTACGCGCTCTTCGTGTGCGCCATGACCGTCGGCCGCCTCACCGGCCCCGTCGTCCTGGACCGCTGGGGTCGCGCGCCCGTCCTCTGGGTCACCACCGTCGCCGCGGCCGCCGGCATCCTGCTCGTCGTCCTGGGCTCGCACCCCGTCGTCGTCGGCCTCGGCATCCTGGTGTGGGGCCTCGGCGCCGCCCTCGGCTTCCCCGTCGGCATGTCCGCCGCCGCCGACGACCCCACCCGCGCCGCCGCCCGCGTCTCGGTCGTCTCCACCATCGGCTACGGCGCCTTCCTCGGCGGCCCCCCGCTCCTGGGCTGGCTGGGCGACCACGTCGGCACCCTCGACGCGCTCCTCGCCGTGGCCTTCCTGATGCTCCCCGCGGCCCTCACCGTCTTCGCCTCCCGCACGCCCGCCGTGACCTCGGCCACCTCTGCCTGA
- a CDS encoding DUF2550 domain-containing protein — MPLWLELLDAAGLVVLLVLLYGLALVVRRRVLARNGGTFELSHRMRPGQEPGRGWLLGLGRYSGEDLQWFRIFTLSPRPKCAWHRAALTYDDVRDPEGVERTVLYPDHVVVDCTSPEGPVELAMSRASLTGFQAWLEARPPGTDWSR, encoded by the coding sequence GTGCCGCTCTGGTTGGAGCTGCTGGACGCAGCCGGCCTCGTGGTGCTCCTCGTCCTGCTCTACGGTCTCGCGCTCGTCGTGCGCCGAAGGGTGCTGGCCCGGAACGGGGGCACCTTCGAGCTGAGTCACCGCATGCGGCCGGGCCAGGAGCCCGGCCGCGGCTGGCTCCTGGGCCTGGGCCGCTACTCCGGCGAGGACCTGCAGTGGTTCCGCATCTTCACGCTGTCCCCGCGCCCGAAGTGCGCGTGGCACCGCGCGGCGCTGACCTACGACGACGTACGTGACCCGGAGGGGGTGGAGCGGACCGTGCTCTACCCCGACCACGTCGTCGTCGACTGCACCTCGCCCGAGGGGCCGGTCGAGCTGGCCATGAGCCGCGCCTCGCTCACCGGCTTCCAGGCCTGGCTCGAGGCCCGGCCGCCCGGGACGGACTGGTCGCGCTGA
- a CDS encoding F0F1 ATP synthase subunit epsilon, translating into MADALTVELVAADRTVWSGTATMVSAKTVDGDIGILRGHSPVLSVLAEAIVEITPEDGESVFAVTDGGFLSVAHDRVSILAERVELASEVDVNEARSQLEEARSGDGGEQQERAVRLAEARLRLVEKDSSSS; encoded by the coding sequence ATGGCTGACGCACTCACGGTCGAGCTGGTGGCCGCCGACCGGACCGTCTGGTCCGGCACGGCGACCATGGTCTCGGCCAAGACCGTCGACGGTGACATCGGCATCCTCCGGGGCCACTCACCGGTCCTCTCGGTCCTGGCCGAGGCGATCGTCGAGATCACCCCGGAGGACGGCGAGTCCGTCTTCGCGGTGACCGACGGCGGGTTCCTCTCGGTCGCGCACGACCGGGTGTCGATCCTGGCCGAGCGGGTCGAGCTGGCGAGCGAGGTCGACGTCAACGAGGCGCGCTCGCAGCTCGAGGAGGCCCGGTCCGGCGACGGCGGCGAACAGCAGGAGCGGGCGGTTCGGCTCGCCGAGGCCCGCCTGCGCCTGGTGGAGAAGGACTCGAGCTCCTCCTAG